Proteins encoded in a region of the Bactrocera tryoni isolate S06 chromosome 4, CSIRO_BtryS06_freeze2, whole genome shotgun sequence genome:
- the LOC120775611 gene encoding serine protease Hayan-like — translation MFTTHKLCLVLRLCFCAHIALTTLSPTTAAEIEGNPCEIKGGVFGRCALPRDCPDIAKQMQNLGLTKADVKRCGFTIYEEIICCPLANERNLLGIFDTKEDFLESEKNSNDDKRTRGDFDGAQERKAKKACRLLDEYAEPYTVPHILGGSPVAPGEYPHMAAIGYASINPQSSPYEFRCGGALIDKRFVLTAAHCVNRPDSKPIIVRLGVTDFNNPDQMKNAVDVPIEALYPHMNYRNLEKYDDIAIIELKNDVEYSSLVFPVCLHTELADPPPTATLNVTGWGVTELKTRRQSNVLLKASVKAISAENCRKAYVRGGVLPSRGILPTQICASDPNSISDACWGDSGGPLNLIIDEAYRKMHVIGVVSAGDGCASVTPSLYTRVASYLDFIEDIVWKNL, via the exons atgtttacaacgCATAAGCTTTGTTTGGTGTTGAGATTGTGTTTTTGCGCGCATATTGCTCTAACAACATTGTCGCCGACAACCGCTGCCGAAATTG AGGGCAATCCATGTGAAATCAAAGGAGGAGTGTTTGGCAGATGCGCATTACCACGGGATTGTCCTGATATTgcaaaacaaatgcaaaatcTTGGACTTACGAAAGCCGATGTGAAACGATGTGGTTTTACGATTTATGAAGAGATCATCTGTTGTCCCCTGGCAAATGAAAGAAATTTGCTGGGAATTTTCGACACCAAAGAAGATTTCttagaaagtgaaaaaaattcaaatgatgACAAACGGACACGTGGTGACTTCGACGGTGCGCAGGAACGAAAAGCGAAAAAAGCTTGCCGCTTACTAGATGAATACGCCGAGCCTTACACTGTGCCACATATATTGGGCGGATCGCCGGTGGCCCCGGGCGAATATCCACATATGGCGGCCATCGGCTATGCGTCGATCAATCCACAAAGCTCACCTTATGAGTTTCGTTGTGGCGGCGCTCTGATCGATAAACGTTTTGTGCTCACAGCGGCGCATTGTGTTAATCGACCGGATAGCAAACCGATTATTGTGCGCTTGGGTGTAACGGATTTCAATAATCCCGATCAAATGAAAAACGCCGTGGATGTGCCCATCGAG GCTCTTTACCCACACATGAACTATCGGAATTTGGAAAAGTATGATGATATTGCCATAATAGAGCTGAAAAATGATGTTGAATACTCTTCTCTAGTATTTCCAGTTTGCCTGCACACAGAACTGGCTGATCCGCCACCCACAGCGACGCTCAACGTAACCGGTTGGGGCGTAACGGAGTTGAAAA CACGTCGGCAATCCAATGTACTACTAAAGGCAAGCGTCAAGGCTATTTCTGCAGAAAATTGCAGAAAGGCTTATGTGCGCGGCGGCGTCTTACCAAGTCGCGGTATTTTACCCACACAAATCTGCGCCAGCGATCCGAATTCCATCAGCGACGCCTGTTGGGGTGACTCGGGTGGTCCGCTAAACCTCATCATTGACGAAGCGTATCGAAAGATGCATGTGATTGGAGTGGTGTCGGCCGGTGATGGCTGCGCCAGCGTCACTCCCAGCCTGTATACTAGGGTTGCGTCTTATCTGGACTTTATTGAGGATATCGTCTGGAAGAATTTGTGA